GCGAACAAGGGCGCCCCCTTCGATGCCACCAAGGCGATACGAGTCCCCGAAGACTTCCAGCGCGACGGAAACGCGTTGAAGAAAGAAATCTGGGTGGAGGGCACCCAAGCACATTCGAAGCAACGCGCCACGCGATTCGAATTCATGTACTCTGAGATTCCAGACTTCAAGGATGCCGCTTGCCTGACGGTCATCGGCATCGAAAAGCTGGAGTGGAAGGGCGAAAAGAACAGTGAGAACGACGACGATGTGCTCACGGAAGATCCGAACTATGGAACGCCGAACGCCGCATTCGGCGGCATCGACACTACCGCTCTTCGGATTATTCCTCTGCTCGATGGACTAAAGGCGTATCGGGTCTTTCCGGGCGCGCGGTTCGTCGATGGCAAGCCCGAGCGTCAGCCTCGTAAGTTTGTTCGATTGGAGGCGACGCTCTCCGTCACACCGACCGAACCGATTCCAGTCCAATTCGAGTCGTTCGACGTCGATGACACTTGGTCGATGACCCAGTTATTGGATCCTGAGCGAGCAGCCGAAGACAATCGCGGCGCTGTCGCCGGCCCCAACCCGAAGGCAGGGAGGTTTATCGCGGAGAAGCCCGACGGCATCAAGGAGGCCGTTTTCTCGGCCAAGTCCGTATCGGTCGCGTTCGAAGTGACGATGCAACCAGGGGACAACTTCCGCGTCGTCGCCAACGGAGACCGCAAGTTCCTTCTCGATCTGCACAACAACGACAATGAACTCGGAACCGGCCCTGCGTCCCGATGGAATACGGACAAGCAACTCATCGTGAACCCTTACGTTCTGAAGGCAAATCCTAGGAGTCCCAAGGACGCGGAGGTTCTCCATCCGAACTCCTATGTCAGCCCCACGCTAACGGTCTGGCGGCGCATGTACGTCGAAGTCGACCGGATGGACGTCGTCGCGGACAATAACGTCGAAGGGCATATCGTGAAGCTGTTCCCCAACGATCCCGCGCCGGGATTCACGCGGGTGGTGCTCGACAAGAACATATCCTCGGAGATGGACGTCTGGCCCCTCGGAATGCAGGACAGCTTCGAAGGAGGCAAGCTGAAGATCGGGCGCGGGGAATTCCCTGTTACGAACAACACAGCTAACTACTGGAAGGCGGATGAGGTTACCGTCCGGGGCTCGGTCCCCTCGACCGCGGTCGGGATGATCTACGAGCTCCAAGACGACGACGTAAGGCATGGATTCGAAGAAGGGGACCCGCTTCCCCCCCTCGACACCCGAACCGTGGCCGACCGGTATCTGCCGGCCTACATCGTGCCGGATTTCACGACGCTGGAGGCCACGAATCTGACCAAGGTCGCGCCGTTCAAGGCGCACGTTTTCGGAGTCTCTGCGAAGCACCTTCGCCCGCTGTTCCGATTCGACCATATCGCCCACGAGGCTAACCCAACAGCTTGGTGCGTGTATCTGCTCGCCGCCTTCGAATGTGTGGCGCTGCAGGATGGCGACCCGATGCAGGAGTTCAAAACGGGCGGTATTGTGGACGAAGTCGGCGCTGGGCAAGGCGCATTGATCTTCTTGGAGGGCCTGAACGAACTCTCTGGCGCGGACAACGGGGGGATTCGTAAGGCCACAACGCCCCTCGGCCAGGGCGAACAGGACAGCATCGCCCACGAACTCGCTCACTTGCTGGGAGCGGACCATCCTGATGGCGGGATTATGGACCAAGTTTCTGACCGATTCACCGAGGTTTCTCTGGCAAAAATGAGGAGCATCAAGAACCCATGAAGCCGTTGGTCCCGTTGTTTGTGTCGCTGTGCTGCGCGAGCGCGATCGCCCAGGAGTTCTCGGGCTTGGCGCTCGAAGCAAGGGCTGAGAAGGCTACGTATGCCATGAGCGAGCCCGTGACTCTAACGGTTCGGGCGTCCAACCCGACATCAGCAGCCGTGATGGCGCACGCCGACCTCTCGCCGTCTTACGGGCTCTTGGAGATTCAAATCGCTGCTTCAGGCGGCGACTTCCGCCGCTACTCAGGTTGGGGCTGGGGCGCCCTTGCGGCTCGTCCGAGCCCGGTCAAGATGGCGCCCGGCGACGCGATCGCTTCGGAAGTTGTGATCTTCCCCGCTCATCCTATGCGGGGTGGCGGCGACTCCCCGCCCGTCGCGACGGTGCTCGATCGACCCGGCAAATACCGTTTCCGTGTCTTCTGGGCCAACCTCGGGTTCGAGGAACGAATTCAGGCGGCTGATTTCGAAGTCGAGATTCAGGCGCCGAGCGCAGAGGACTCCGTGCTGGGGAAGGCGGTCTCGCTGGACCCTGAACTCGCGGCCTTTCTTGCAGTTGGGGGGAGCGACGCGACCGCCGTAAAGGCAGAGAAGCTCCTCCAAGACGCGGGGAACGCGGCCGGCGCAGGCCATCTTGCTCTCAGCTTGGGCCGCCATTACATCGAAGCGCGCGACACGAAGAAAGCGGAGCCTTTTCTGACGCGGGCCCTGAACGGGCCTGCTGGTTCGGCCCGGAAGCGCAAGGCGTTGCTGCTGCTCGTGCAGGCTGCGATGATGCAAAAGGACGAAGTTCGGGCTCTTAAGCTCCTTCGGGAGGCCGAACCGGACTTTGCAGGAAGTGTCGATGAGGCCGTGTATCGGGCCATGCTACGCGAGATCGGTGGGTAGGAAGGATATGGTGGGCCCAGGTAGATTCGAACTACCGACCTCACCCTTATCAGGGGTGCGCTCTAACCAACTGAGCTATGAGCCCGGGAGGAGTTGAAGATACCCAACCGGCACGCGCCCGCGTCAATTGGGGGACCGATGGACCGGGAACATCGTTTCGTGACGAACGGCCCTCGCCGAACGTCTGAAGTACGGCACCGGTAGACATAGCGGGTTCACTCTCGCTAAAATGAGACGGGCTCCTACGGGATGCCCGCTGCTAAGGAGTATTGGATCGATGCGATTGACGCGGATTCTGGTCATCACGGCCGCCTTTGCTGGGCTCGCGGTCTTTTCTCAGGCCCAGTTCACGGGCCCAACCCCTCTGGCTTGGCGCTGGGCAAACCCCACGACAGTGCCTTCATACGGGGCGCCTGTCGTCCGAGGCGACGACGTGTTTCTCGCGGTCGGCAACCGAATGTTCTGCGTCGATCGCCGCAACGGGAACACCAAGTGGAAATACCCGCAGGTCGAGGCGATCCCTGCGTATTTCCGGTCGGGCGCCGTACTCGCGGGCGACACCCTCGTGGCCGCAGCGGACAACCAGTTGCTGTACGCTGTCGATGCCGCCACAGGTGCGCCCAAGTGGCAGTATTCCGCCGCTTCGCCGATCTTCGGCCAGCCTGTCGTCGTCGCGGACGCGATCGTCTTCAAGCTGAGCGACAACACCCTCGTAGCGGTGAAATCCGAGACCGGCGAGCTGATTTGGTCCGCTCCCTACCGGGTGTTCAACGGACTCAACGGCGGGCTTTGCGGGTTTGAAACGGGCGTCATCTACATGACCCAGAATTCCGAGATCGTCCACCTCAACGTTCCGACAGGACGCGAGCTTTGGCGCAAGCGCTTCACCGTCGTTTACGGCGACTCCACTCCCATACTCTATAGCGACACGCTTTACGTGAACAACGGCACTTGGGTCGCCGCGCTCAACGCGATCACCGGGACCGTTCGCTGGCAACAGAACGTGGGCGAAATGCTCGCGTTTAGCCCCGCGGTGTCCGTCGAGGGCGTGTTCGTCGTCACTCGAGAAGGTAAGGCTTATGTTTTTGACACTCTCACGGGACGCCCGAAACTGCGAACCCCGGTCGTTCTGGGCTCAACGCCCACGGTGCAGCCTTCGGCCGTAGGCAAGATGTACCTCGCGCCGCTTTCCAGTGGGGCGATGGTGGTCGTCAACCCGACCGACGGAGCGATCGTCTGGTCGTATCTGATTCGGCCGCTCGTCGAGGGCATGAAGGCGAGCGCTTCGTCGACGACCTCGGGAGGCCGGGGCGGAGCTGAGGCCGGAGGAGCAGGTGGAGGCGCTGGTGGCGGCCGCGGCGGCCTCAGTGGAGGCGCGGGCGGACTGGCCGGTGGAGGGGCCGGAGGAGGCACCCAAACTGAGGAGCGAATCATCGCCGTGCCCGCATCAGGACAAACGGTGCTCGTCGGAAAGACTCTTCTCGTTCCTGCCAGCGACGGTAGCTTGCTCGCTTTTGATCCCGAATTGGGCGTCGATCTAACGGGCCCCGACGTGAGAATGGTTTGGCCCACGCCTGGCGATCAAGTCGGAGGCACTCCGCCCCTCGAACTCATCTTCCGTATCGACGATTTGGCCTCGGGAGTCAACAGCTCGACCCTCAAGATCACGGTCAACGATAAGGAGATGGAGTTCGACTACGGCCGCGATGGCTTTGCGATCGTTCGAATTTCGCGGTTTACGAAGAACACGCCCCTGCAAGACGGCCGCAAGTCGATCAAAGTTACGGTCACCGACTGGTTGGGCAACACCACCGTTGCCGAGTATTCGCTCACGATCGACAACACGTTGCCCGTTCCGGTGCGTCCGGGTACCGAGTCCACCACAACGGGCGGTACGCGACCCGGCGGTGGCGGCGGACGGGGTGGGGGCGGTACCCGCTGATCGGGACGCCTTCACGGGTGCGAACCGATGAGCGAGATCGCGCTCTGGCAACTGTTGGCGAGCGCTAACGTCCCGCCCTGGAAGGCCGAGCAAATCGTTCAGGCCGTTCGCGTTCCGCGTATCGTAGCCGAGCCGTCGGGTGTGCAGTCCTACGAGCACGTGCGCCAGGCTCTGCTCAGGCAGCCTTCACTTTTCGACACAGAACGAGAGAGAATCGTCAAGGCGAACCTCGAACCCGTGGCCAAAGCGGTGTTCGGCGGCGTTCGAATGACCTCTCGCAAGACCCTTCCCCGACGAATCCGCGCTGTGGACGACTTCCCAGCGGCGCTGTTTACCCGGGGCGACCCTTCGGTGCTCGAACGCCCCACCGTTGCGATCGCGGGCACTCGGGCGGCCTCGCCCTATGGCAAAGCGGCGGCGATCAAGTTCGCGGAAGAGCTTGCGAATCGAGGCGTGACGATCCTCACCGGAGGAGCGCTTGGAATCGAAGCCGCGGCGCACTCTGGGGCATTCGCGGCGGGCGGACCCTCGGTGGCCCTGCCCGCGGCGGGTGTGGACAAGGCGTACCCGGCGTCCCACAACACTCTGTTCGAACGCATCACCGATAACGGCTGCCTCATGAGCCCGTTTCCCCTCGGAACCGTTATGCACGCCCACCTGTTTTCGTTTCGCAATCGCGTGATCGCCGCGCTCGCGGACGCCGTCTTGATGATCGAGGCACCCGAAGGCAGCGGGTCGCTTTCCACCGCCAACGCCGCAGCCGAACTCGGCCGTCAGGTCTTCGTAGTGCCCAGCAACATCACCTCGCTCTCGTTTCGGGGGTCGCACGCGCTGATTCGGATGGGCGCGACCCTCGTCGATCATCCCGACCAGGTGCTTCTCGACCTCGGGCTCCCGACTTCCCCACCCAAGCCGACGCCTGAATCCCTGACCGAGTCCCAGCAGAAGATTCTCGAAGCGATCGGAACGAACCTGGCTTCCACCGACCAGATCACCGAGGCCACGGGCTTGGAACCCTCCACGGTCATGGCGGAGCTCACCGTACTCGAATTCTCCGGCAAGGTCATTCGCTCGCAAGAGGGGTATTCGGTTTGCCCGTGACGCGTTTCCTGACTTTGGGGAGCGCAGGGTTCGGGGTTTATGAACCTGAAGAAGGCCTCCCTCCGGGTTCGTGGAAACGGGTCGAAGCCCCTGCGGACGCCGTCCTTTGCCCGGGTTTCGTCGACATCCACATTCACGGCGCGCTCGGAATCGACACGATGACGGCTTCGCCCGAGGAGTTCGTGAGTCTCTGCGACTGGCTCGCCGAACAAGGGTACGAGCGTTGGCTCCCGACGACCGTTTGTTGCAAGGCCGACGCCGCGCTTTCAGTGGCAGAGCGCTTGCCCGAGCACCCGATGATAGCGGGGTTCCACCTCGAAGGCCCCTTTCTCAGCCCCAAGTTCCCGGGCGCGCAGCCCGAATCCGAAATCGCCCCACCGCCCGCTTTCGACGATCCTGCTTGGTGCCCCGTTTTCCGGCACCCCAAGCTGAAGATCGTGACCCTCGCTCCTGAGCGGGAGGGCGCATTGCCCCTCATTTCCGCGCTCGCAAAGCGGGGCGTCGCCGTCAGCATGGGTCACACCGACGCTACATTCGACGAAGCCTCCAGAGGGTTCTCCGCGGGACTCAGGAGCGCGACTCACACGTTCAACGCCATGCGCGGCCTTCATCACCGCGAGCCCGGCGCGCTTGGATTCGCGCTTTTTGAGGAAGGGCTCTGCGCGGAGTTGATCTACGACCGCAAGCATGTCAGCCCTGAGGCGGCCTCGATTCTCCTGAAGTGCAAGCGGCCGGACAAGGTCATCGCAGTGAGCGACAGCTCGCCCGCGACGGGATTGCAGGAGGGTTCAGCGCTCACGCTTTGGGGCAACCGAGCCGAAGTGATCGACGGGAGAGTAAGGCTCGTCGGAACAAACACGCTCGCCGGCAGCACGAGCACGCTGCTCGATGCGTTTCGCAACCTTGGGGCGGACTTCGGCCTTGAGGTTGCGATCTCCCTCACGTCGATGAATCCGCGAAGACTTCTGGGGATCGAAGGCCCGCCCGGCGTGCTCCTCACCTTCGGGCTCGACCTGTCTCTCAAGGAGATCGCACATCCCACGTACCGCTGAACCGTTCATTGCGATCGTAAGGGCGGCTTCCAGCCCTCGGACTGCTCGGAACGTTCCTCGTCTTGTTCGAAGGATTCCGGGTAGAGTCTGCTCCTAAGGCAAACCGATGTCGACTTTGGGCCGTATCAAGCACATTCTGTTTGGACGACCGATCCATTCCAAGCTGGCGCACCATGAGCGGCTCGCCGTGCTACTTGCCCTTCCCGTGTTCGCATCGGACGCGCTTTCCTCAACGGCCTACGCAGGCGAAGAAATCCTTCTGGTTTTGAGGACGGGAGGATCCTCGTCGCTGTCGCTTCTCACTCCGATTGCCGTCGCACTGGTCCTCTTGCTCTGGACGGTCGTGTTTTCGTATTACCAAACGATTCACGCCTACCCTCAGGGAGGAGGTTCGTACCGGGTTTCCTCCGAAAACCTCGGGCCATTTTGGGGTCTGATGGCGGGCGGTGCGTTGCTCATCGGCTACGTGCTCACGGTCGCCGTCTCGGTCGCCGCGGGAGCAGCCGCGATCATCGCCATGCTGCCTATGTTGCAGCCCTATGCGGTCTTGATCGCTTCCGCCTCCGTCGCGCTCATCGCCACGATCAACCTACGAGGTGCGCGGGAGAGCGGGCTTGTGTTTGCGGTCCCGACGTACTCCTTCGTCTTGCTGCTCCTCGTGCTGACGGGGACGGGGGCGGTGCTCGCCGCTTCCGGCCACACCGAACCCCTCGACAACTCTCGGCTCGGATCCGGCGCGGAGGGCCTCGTGGGCCTCGCGTATCTCTTCTTTATCGTCAAGGCGTTCGTTGCGGGGTGCACAGCTCTCACCGGAACCGAAGCGATCGCGGACGGAGTGCTCGCCTTCAAAGCGCCCGAGGCCAAGAACGCCGCGCACACGCTCGTGCTCATGGCGGCCCTTCTTTCGATTCTCTTCGTCGGGACGAGTTGGTGTCTCCAGTACTTCCACATTCTGCCGATGGACTTTAGCGAACCGGGATACCGCCCCGTGATGGCACAACTCGCGGCGGCTCTCTTCGGCGACAACAGCGTCTTCTTCTACCTCACCCAAGCAGCCACGGCGCTGATTCTGTTCTTGGCCGCAAATACGGGTTTTGCCGATTTTCCCCGCCTTTCGATGTTCATGGCCCGCGATGGCTATCTGCCGCGCCAACTCACCTCCCTGGGCGACCGCCTTGTATATCAAAACGGCATCCTCACGCTCGCGGTGCTCTCCGTCGGGCTGCTCGCTCTCAAGAACGCGAACACTCACGGCCTGATTCCCCTCTACGCGATCGGCGTCTTCCTCTCCTTTACTCTGAGTCAGTCGGGGATGGTGGGCTGGTGGCTGAAGTCGAAGCGCCGGTCGTGGAAAAAGTGGGTGAGCTTCGGTGGGGCATTGGTTACGGCTACAGTGACCGTGATGCTGCTCGTCGGCAGGTGGTCCGAAGGGTCGTGGATTACGCTGGTGGCGCTCGCGGTGTGCCTTGCGTTCTTCTTGCGCATCAAGAGGCATTACGACTGGCTGGCGAAGAAGCTGAACGTCGAAGAGCGCGACCGGATTCCCAAATCGAAGACCATCGTGCTCTTGCTCGTTCCTCGGCTCCACAAAGGGATCCTCGAAGCGATTTCTTACGCGCAGGCGCTCACCAAGGACTGCCGGGCGGTTCATGTCACCTTGGACGAGCGGAGCGCGAAGCGAATCCGAGACGACTGGATTCGCGTTGGAACGCAGATTCCCCTCGTGATTCTTGAATCGCCCTTCCGATCCCTCGTCGAACCGATCATCGAGTACGTCGATCAGGCGATCGCCGAAAACCCAGGTAACACTGTCACGGTGATCGTCCCCCAGGCCATTCCCAAATATGCGTGGCAAGGGCTCCTGCATAGCAACATTGCGACGGTTCTCAAGAAGAGATTGGCCTCGCGGAAGAACGTGGTAATAACGAACGTGAGGTACTTCTTGGAATGATCGTTGAATCGTACGAGGACGTGATCCGCCTTTCGGGCAAGCTGCTGGACAATTTTTGGGAGACCATCCATACGGCGATCTCCCTGACCCTGAAGCGGCACCCCACGGGGGTTATCATCGACTGCTCGGGCATTACGGAGTGCAATCACGCCGGCGCGGAGACGTTCGTCAACGCTATGGAATACATTGACTCCCACGACGCGCGGATCATCTGCGTAGGGATGCCGGCTCAGGTACTGGAAGTGTTCAAGTCGACGCCTGAAGTGCGTTCGCAACTGCCGATGGCGGATTCGATCGAGCAGGCCCGGCGATCTCTCGACCTTCTCGCCGCAGGGGGGCCGCAGAAGCGGAAACTGCTGTACCAGCCCCAAAGTAGGGTCGTCTTGCTCCTAACGGGCGATGAAAGGGACAAGGAGGGATGCGCGCAAGCGCAAAGAGTGGCGGACACCGAGCAGGCTGAGGTCATTCTCACCTACGTGATCTCGGTCCCGCGAGACTTGCCGCTTCAGGCGCCCATGGAACGCGACGAGCAGCGCGCCCTTGCGGCGGTCGAAGAATCCACGAAGTTCTTTGAGACCAAGGGCATCCCCTCGAAGCCAGTAGTCTCCAGGGCGCGTGACATTGCCTCAGGCCTCGACGAGGTCTTGCAGGAACAGAGCGCCAAGAGGCTGGTCGTGCCTCTCTCGGCCAACCCCGACAGGCTCGAAGTCCAGTTGGAACTCGTCCGTTCGATCCTGACGAAGATCAAGGCGAACGTCGTGTTTTCGACCCCCGCGCACTGAGTTTAGCGCGAATTGGCGGCGCTGGCCTTTTCGAGCCGGTCCCAAACCGCCTCCCACGAGGGCTCCTCTGGGGGGCGCTCGACAAAGATTTCAGGAGGTCGCTCAGCGTCCAGTTTGTGAAGAGCGTCGTACATCGCAGCGCCGTAAGCGGCCGGATCGAGGGGCATCTTGATCTGCTTCGACGTCGACGGCTGGTCGAACGTAAGCCCGGTCTGGTCGGGTTCGAGCACGTCGACGAGAACCACCTTCGCTTGGGGGGCATAGTGCCGGGGATATTGGCCGGGCGAGCGCCGAATCCCATCCGGGGGGACCGAGCCGGGCACAACCTTCAGCGCAGCTTGAATGCTGGCGCGAGACACGCCACCGGGTCGCAGGATTCGAGGGGGGAACGCCGTTACGTCGATGACGGTCGATTCAAGCCCGATCGAACACGGGCCGCCGTCGATCACCAAATCAACGGCTTCGGCTAACTCAGGATCGAGGTGCTCCACCCGCGTTGCCGACAGGCGAGTAAACGGGTTAGCGCTTGGGGCTGCCACGGGCACTCCGGCGTACTGAATCACATCGAGAGCGACCGGGTGGTTGGGCATCCGCAACGCCACGGTATCCAGCCCGGCGCAGGTGACGTCGGGGATGGAAGGCTTGCGCTTCACCACGAGCGTCAGCGGTCCGGGCCACTCTCGCTCGGCGAGCAGTTCGGCTTCGCGGGGCCATTCCATAGCGAGCTCTTTCGCCTGCTGGACCGAGCCAACGTGGACGATCAAGGGGTTCTCGAGCGGACGCCGTTTGACTTGATACAGTCGGCAGATCGCGGCTTCATTCAGTGCGTTGGCGGCAAGCCCATAGACGGTCTCAGTCGGCAAAATCACCAGTCCGCCCTCCCGAATGATGCGCCCGGCTTCCTTGAGACTTTCGCTGGTTGCTTGTAACACCCTCATCGCAATGCCCTTAGCATAGCCTCTTGAGGTATCTGCTTGCCCAACCAGTACTCAAGCGACCGGGCGCCTTGGGCCGCCAGCATGGGCTTTCCGTCCACTGCGACGAACCCTTTCGACCTGGCGAGAGCTACGAACGGGGTCGCTTCCTCACCATAACTGAGGTCGTAGAAAAGCGCGCCCGATTCCGCTCGATTCCAATCTAAGTCGGGGACTTCACCAAAGAGGGAGGCCGAAGTCGCGTTGATAACCAGGCAGCACTCGCCAGGATCGGGACGATCGAGAGCCTTGGCCCCGCAATCCAGACGCTCAACCAACTCCTCAGCGCGACTCGGAGTGCGGTTGAACACGCCCACTTGCCAC
The genomic region above belongs to Candidatus Nitrosymbiomonas proteolyticus and contains:
- a CDS encoding DNA-protecting protein DprA; protein product: MSEIALWQLLASANVPPWKAEQIVQAVRVPRIVAEPSGVQSYEHVRQALLRQPSLFDTERERIVKANLEPVAKAVFGGVRMTSRKTLPRRIRAVDDFPAALFTRGDPSVLERPTVAIAGTRAASPYGKAAAIKFAEELANRGVTILTGGALGIEAAAHSGAFAAGGPSVALPAAGVDKAYPASHNTLFERITDNGCLMSPFPLGTVMHAHLFSFRNRVIAALADAVLMIEAPEGSGSLSTANAAAELGRQVFVVPSNITSLSFRGSHALIRMGATLVDHPDQVLLDLGLPTSPPKPTPESLTESQQKILEAIGTNLASTDQITEATGLEPSTVMAELTVLEFSGKVIRSQEGYSVCP
- a CDS encoding N-acetylglucosamine-6-phosphate deacetylase, encoding MPVTRFLTLGSAGFGVYEPEEGLPPGSWKRVEAPADAVLCPGFVDIHIHGALGIDTMTASPEEFVSLCDWLAEQGYERWLPTTVCCKADAALSVAERLPEHPMIAGFHLEGPFLSPKFPGAQPESEIAPPPAFDDPAWCPVFRHPKLKIVTLAPEREGALPLISALAKRGVAVSMGHTDATFDEASRGFSAGLRSATHTFNAMRGLHHREPGALGFALFEEGLCAELIYDRKHVSPEAASILLKCKRPDKVIAVSDSSPATGLQEGSALTLWGNRAEVIDGRVRLVGTNTLAGSTSTLLDAFRNLGADFGLEVAISLTSMNPRRLLGIEGPPGVLLTFGLDLSLKEIAHPTYR
- a CDS encoding amino acid permease gives rise to the protein MSTLGRIKHILFGRPIHSKLAHHERLAVLLALPVFASDALSSTAYAGEEILLVLRTGGSSSLSLLTPIAVALVLLLWTVVFSYYQTIHAYPQGGGSYRVSSENLGPFWGLMAGGALLIGYVLTVAVSVAAGAAAIIAMLPMLQPYAVLIASASVALIATINLRGARESGLVFAVPTYSFVLLLLVLTGTGAVLAASGHTEPLDNSRLGSGAEGLVGLAYLFFIVKAFVAGCTALTGTEAIADGVLAFKAPEAKNAAHTLVLMAALLSILFVGTSWCLQYFHILPMDFSEPGYRPVMAQLAAALFGDNSVFFYLTQAATALILFLAANTGFADFPRLSMFMARDGYLPRQLTSLGDRLVYQNGILTLAVLSVGLLALKNANTHGLIPLYAIGVFLSFTLSQSGMVGWWLKSKRRSWKKWVSFGGALVTATVTVMLLVGRWSEGSWITLVALAVCLAFFLRIKRHYDWLAKKLNVEERDRIPKSKTIVLLLVPRLHKGILEAISYAQALTKDCRAVHVTLDERSAKRIRDDWIRVGTQIPLVILESPFRSLVEPIIEYVDQAIAENPGNTVTVIVPQAIPKYAWQGLLHSNIATVLKKRLASRKNVVITNVRYFLE
- a CDS encoding threonylcarbamoyl-AMP synthase, giving the protein MRVLQATSESLKEAGRIIREGGLVILPTETVYGLAANALNEAAICRLYQVKRRPLENPLIVHVGSVQQAKELAMEWPREAELLAEREWPGPLTLVVKRKPSIPDVTCAGLDTVALRMPNHPVALDVIQYAGVPVAAPSANPFTRLSATRVEHLDPELAEAVDLVIDGGPCSIGLESTVIDVTAFPPRILRPGGVSRASIQAALKVVPGSVPPDGIRRSPGQYPRHYAPQAKVVLVDVLEPDQTGLTFDQPSTSKQIKMPLDPAAYGAAMYDALHKLDAERPPEIFVERPPEEPSWEAVWDRLEKASAANSR